Proteins from a genomic interval of Nostoc sp. TCL240-02:
- a CDS encoding four helix bundle protein gives MTYYLLLIFHGANFSEPKYAQSNKDFINKYSIALKEASGTIYWIKIMIKSELVSKSKFQNLIEENEIIIKILTTSINKLKEK, from the coding sequence ATTACTTATTACTTATTACTTATTTTTCATGGTGCAAACTTTTCAGAACCTAAATATGCACAATCAAATAAAGACTTTATCAATAAGTATTCTATAGCCTTAAAGGAAGCCAGTGGAACCATTTATTGGATAAAAATAATGATAAAATCGGAGTTAGTGTCAAAATCAAAATTTCAAAACCTGATAGAAGAGAATGAAATAATTATTAAGATATTAACAACTTCAATCAACAAATTGAAAGAAAAATAA
- a CDS encoding pentapeptide repeat-containing protein: MQQDFSHKNLRGRSFKGQKFTGANFRYADIQGTDFCGANLREADFRHAQAGLQGWWAIFLVLVSCLLSGISGFIWYLNGYLLLLIGQFTRS; encoded by the coding sequence ATGCAGCAAGACTTCTCTCACAAGAATCTTAGAGGTCGTTCATTCAAAGGTCAAAAATTTACCGGTGCAAACTTTAGGTACGCAGATATTCAGGGAACAGATTTTTGTGGGGCTAATTTGAGAGAAGCTGACTTCAGACATGCCCAAGCGGGACTGCAAGGGTGGTGGGCAATTTTCCTAGTCCTGGTCTCATGTTTGTTGTCGGGAATCTCAGGATTTATCTGGTATTTAAATGGTTATTTGCTCTTGCTAATAGGTCAATTTACAAGGAGCTAA
- a CDS encoding pentapeptide repeat-containing protein: MQDADLSRAKLKQTQLDGTDFTGATLTGAYVEDWGITTDTNFDGVKCEYVYMRLPTKENPDPHRKPDNRQEVFAPGEFNLSRHKLIRTDLTKADLSDADLSNADLRGACLSRTQALGTNLTGVKIIGACLEDWHINKATKLHKLIVSIFILVLINKNAVHIPGTLILESSPSCSKNL; this comes from the coding sequence TTGCAAGACGCAGACTTATCCAGAGCAAAGCTAAAGCAAACTCAATTAGACGGAACCGACTTCACGGGCGCTACTCTCACTGGAGCCTACGTTGAAGACTGGGGCATTACGACTGATACCAATTTTGACGGCGTGAAATGCGAATACGTTTATATGCGGCTCCCAACAAAAGAAAACCCAGACCCTCACCGCAAACCAGACAATAGACAAGAAGTTTTCGCTCCGGGTGAGTTCAATCTTAGCAGGCATAAACTTATTAGAACTGACCTAACCAAGGCAGACTTAAGTGATGCAGACCTTAGTAATGCTGATCTGCGTGGAGCATGTTTGAGTAGGACTCAAGCATTAGGAACAAATTTAACGGGAGTTAAAATTATAGGTGCGTGTTTAGAAGATTGGCATATTAACAAAGCTACAAAACTACATAAGTTGATTGTCAGTATATTTATCTTAGTATTGATAAACAAGAACGCTGTCCATATACCGGGAACTTTAATTTTGGAGAGTTCACCAAGCTGTTCCAAAAATCTCTAG
- a CDS encoding transposase family protein, with amino-acid sequence MTSPLEIIELYPQESKRLIGIKYEDFITLVALAEKRHLEKQAEIEKIKVRLIASGEGRKAEMTPRQGVCLCLVYLRQKPIFEILGLLFDVSRTKANNTFNYWVEILREILPASQIEEAKKMSKNIKNYANNCVSMN; translated from the coding sequence ATGACAAGTCCCTTAGAAATAATAGAACTATACCCACAGGAATCAAAAAGATTAATTGGGATTAAGTATGAAGACTTTATCACATTAGTAGCGTTAGCAGAAAAAAGGCATCTAGAGAAACAAGCAGAAATTGAAAAAATAAAAGTTAGGTTAATAGCATCTGGCGAAGGACGTAAAGCAGAAATGACCCCAAGACAGGGAGTGTGTCTATGCCTAGTATACCTGAGACAGAAGCCAATATTTGAAATCCTCGGATTATTATTTGATGTATCGAGGACAAAAGCAAATAACACATTTAATTATTGGGTAGAAATTCTGAGGGAAATTTTACCTGCCTCTCAAATAGAAGAAGCCAAAAAAATGAGCAAAAATATCAAGAATTATGCGAACAACTGTGTGAGTATGAATTAA
- a CDS encoding IS4 family transposase produces the protein MIINSFPKIVKDILKSLPKNDYPVLNSRLFFECWLSYALDNSLTSMRDLFNRLNNNCFEVDISTFSKANLHRSQKPFQEIYQKLNELVQKKVQKKLHNKYAICPIDSTIITLTSKLLWVLGHHQVKLFSSLNLSTGSPEDNFINFGHDHDYKFGSKMMSSLPINAVGVMDRGFAGLKFIQELVQENKYFVLRIKNNWKLEFDGSNGLVKVGASDDAQAYRVINFCDLETKTEFRLVTNLPESGDAAVHDDEIRDIYRLRWGVELLWKFLKMHLKLDKLITKNVNGITIQIYVSLIAYLILQLLSIPEQWGHTLLDKFRYLQSCMCQKISYVHWFEEMMFC, from the coding sequence GTGATTATAAATTCATTTCCCAAAATTGTCAAAGATATACTGAAAAGCCTGCCAAAAAACGATTATCCAGTATTGAACAGTCGTCTGTTTTTTGAGTGCTGGCTATCCTATGCCCTGGATAACAGCTTAACAAGTATGCGAGATTTGTTTAACAGATTAAATAACAATTGTTTTGAGGTAGATATTTCTACTTTCTCTAAAGCAAATTTACATCGAAGCCAAAAACCTTTTCAAGAGATTTACCAAAAATTAAATGAATTAGTACAGAAGAAAGTTCAAAAAAAGTTACACAATAAATATGCAATTTGTCCAATAGATTCAACAATTATTACTCTCACAAGTAAATTGTTATGGGTACTAGGTCATCATCAAGTCAAGCTGTTTAGTTCCTTAAATCTCTCCACAGGAAGCCCAGAAGATAACTTCATCAATTTTGGACATGACCATGATTATAAATTTGGTTCCAAAATGATGTCTAGTCTCCCAATAAATGCTGTTGGAGTAATGGATAGGGGTTTTGCTGGATTAAAATTTATCCAAGAATTAGTACAAGAAAACAAATATTTTGTTTTGCGGATAAAAAACAATTGGAAACTAGAATTTGATGGCTCAAATGGATTGGTCAAAGTTGGTGCATCTGATGATGCTCAAGCTTATAGAGTAATTAATTTCTGTGATTTAGAGACAAAAACCGAGTTTCGCTTAGTGACTAATTTACCAGAGTCGGGAGATGCAGCTGTTCATGATGATGAAATTAGGGATATTTATCGATTACGTTGGGGAGTTGAATTGTTGTGGAAGTTTTTAAAGATGCACTTAAAACTTGACAAACTCATTACCAAAAACGTCAATGGTATTACCATACAAATTTACGTGAGCTTGATAGCCTATCTGATTTTACAGCTTTTATCTATTCCCGAACAATGGGGACATACACTATTAGATAAATTCCGCTATCTTCAATCTTGTATGTGTCAGAAAATCAGCTATGTTCATTGGTTTGAGGAGATGATGTTTTGCTGA
- a CDS encoding peptidoglycan-binding protein, with amino-acid sequence MNWKVIYLLPALILATAVPAYSLTNNKSQSSDPANHIAQSTQQGNIMKKPNAVPKVNAKRKSNNVAKRSTRNVLTVGSRGETVKAVQNSLKQQGFYTASVNGVFDNKTRAAVIKFQKSKGLRADGIVGHRTLAALK; translated from the coding sequence ATGAATTGGAAAGTAATTTATTTACTCCCTGCTTTGATTCTAGCTACTGCTGTGCCTGCTTACTCTTTAACTAATAATAAAAGCCAAAGTTCAGATCCTGCTAACCACATTGCCCAAAGTACTCAACAAGGCAACATCATGAAAAAACCTAATGCTGTACCAAAGGTTAATGCCAAGCGCAAGTCCAATAATGTGGCAAAGCGTAGTACTCGTAATGTACTAACAGTAGGCAGCAGGGGAGAGACAGTGAAAGCTGTTCAGAATTCTTTAAAGCAACAAGGATTCTATACAGCAAGTGTGAATGGTGTGTTTGATAACAAAACTCGGGCAGCTGTGATCAAATTTCAGAAATCTAAAGGATTAAGAGCAGACGGAATAGTTGGACATCGGACTTTAGCAGCTCTGAAATAA
- a CDS encoding DUF4157 domain-containing protein: MHKTKSSKTDSSTYSNSSVLNSHPQLVHRPYGSEIQKASVAAKTPTDIENESFAEQQMEATELKLQAKSGSITPEGQDCLTVLQAKMNGLLNSRLEHATRFGHNIANIPLHRSDIPIQAKLTIGEPGDKYEQEADETARQVVQRIHQPRSEKLQRESLSEEEDELQMKPERSIQRDSLPAEDEELQMKPMVQRVAEGGMAASPDLETSILQARGGGQSLADNIRQPMEQAFGADFSGVKIHTDSQADQLNQSIQAKAFTTGQDVFFRQGAYELGSRGGQELLAHELTHVVQQGGGRVQGKQLPSDTPHSAEIEMQRQPYGKTEQREKISEENKEIQRKASVQTENKTGLPDNLKVGIENLSGLAMDDVRVHYNSPKPAELNALAYTQGSDIHVASGEEQHLPHEAWHVVQQTQGRVKPTMQMKDGVEANHEEGMEKEADVMGAKAIQSPKNPYQKLGLKEVFPQSSPTVQAFGWEEIWSMAEGFGLSSVMVYTAVAVVGLSALYLLLKNSKSKEEALLEVQKATGEACEETYEKERNGKEEAEKFQEPANLGELRAYINKQQFPPYATTNGEKRNWAFIIAKKYTRDEKKAQKFVQLVRNVTERQVLTSEPNESYSAPRSAEPIPIGVNAGRSKTKTRGVSANPPANAVQQPMQILPPPGYTLQNDSTGTTAYINNPNNHQFGGVALDHIVSVANGDSTRLHRSTKMKGTNIPTYVHPSDHELYTVTLDGQHTDGIGMITVYKIGEVRGGEHRFR; the protein is encoded by the coding sequence ATGCACAAAACAAAATCTTCAAAGACTGACTCATCTACCTATTCCAATTCCTCAGTACTAAACTCACACCCTCAATTAGTACATAGACCTTATGGTAGCGAAATCCAAAAAGCATCAGTTGCAGCTAAAACACCAACTGATATAGAGAATGAAAGCTTTGCAGAACAACAGATGGAAGCAACTGAACTAAAGCTACAGGCGAAGTCTGGCTCAATTACACCTGAAGGACAAGATTGCCTAACTGTCTTGCAAGCCAAGATGAACGGATTATTGAATTCTCGACTCGAACATGCAACCCGATTTGGTCATAATATTGCCAATATTCCACTTCATAGGTCAGATATACCAATACAAGCAAAACTGACCATTGGAGAACCTGGAGATAAGTATGAGCAAGAGGCGGACGAAACTGCACGTCAGGTAGTCCAAAGGATTCATCAACCACGGAGCGAAAAACTCCAGCGAGAGTCATTGTCCGAAGAGGAGGATGAACTGCAAATGAAACCGGAGCGCAGTATACAGCGAGATTCTCTGCCAGCCGAAGATGAGGAACTACAAATGAAGCCGATGGTGCAGCGTGTGGCAGAGGGAGGTATGGCAGCATCGCCTGATTTAGAAACATCAATACTACAAGCAAGGGGTGGTGGACAGTCCCTCGCTGACAATATTCGGCAACCTATGGAACAGGCGTTTGGGGCTGATTTTAGTGGGGTGAAGATTCACACAGATTCCCAAGCTGACCAGTTGAATCAGTCGATTCAGGCGAAGGCGTTTACCACGGGGCAGGATGTGTTCTTTCGGCAGGGGGCGTATGAGCTTGGGAGTCGTGGGGGGCAGGAGTTGTTGGCGCATGAACTTACACACGTTGTGCAGCAGGGTGGGGGAAGGGTGCAGGGAAAGCAGTTGCCATCTGATACCCCACACTCGGCAGAGATAGAGATGCAGAGACAGCCTTACGGGAAAACGGAACAACGGGAGAAGATATCGGAAGAAAATAAGGAAATCCAGCGAAAGGCTAGTGTGCAGACGGAGAACAAAACCGGATTACCGGACAACCTGAAAGTGGGGATTGAGAATTTGTCAGGGTTGGCGATGGATGATGTGCGGGTACATTACAACTCACCCAAACCAGCCGAGTTGAATGCGTTGGCGTATACGCAAGGCAGCGATATTCACGTCGCGTCGGGAGAGGAACAACATCTGCCGCACGAAGCATGGCACGTCGTTCAGCAGACGCAGGGACGAGTAAAGCCAACGATGCAGATGAAGGATGGGGTGGAGGCCAATCACGAGGAAGGAATGGAAAAGGAGGCAGATGTGATGGGGGCAAAGGCAATACAATCTCCTAAAAATCCGTATCAAAAATTGGGCTTAAAAGAGGTGTTTCCTCAGTCTAGTCCGACGGTACAGGCATTTGGGTGGGAAGAAATATGGAGTATGGCTGAGGGATTTGGTCTATCGTCGGTGATGGTGTACACTGCGGTAGCAGTTGTCGGGCTCTCAGCATTGTATTTATTGTTGAAAAACAGTAAAAGTAAGGAAGAAGCCTTATTGGAGGTGCAAAAGGCGACAGGGGAAGCATGTGAAGAAACTTATGAGAAAGAAAGAAATGGGAAAGAAGAGGCAGAAAAATTTCAAGAACCGGCAAATCTAGGTGAGTTAAGGGCTTATATTAACAAACAACAATTTCCTCCTTACGCCACGACAAACGGAGAAAAAAGAAATTGGGCGTTTATCATAGCTAAGAAATACACCAGGGATGAGAAGAAGGCACAGAAGTTTGTCCAGCTTGTCAGGAACGTAACAGAGCGACAAGTGCTGACCAGTGAACCAAATGAGAGTTATAGCGCACCAAGGTCTGCGGAGCCGATTCCCATAGGTGTGAATGCCGGGCGTAGCAAGACAAAAACCAGAGGTGTGTCAGCCAACCCGCCCGCTAATGCAGTCCAACAGCCAATGCAAATATTACCACCGCCTGGGTACACATTACAAAATGATAGCACTGGTACCACCGCATACATCAATAATCCCAATAATCACCAGTTTGGGGGAGTGGCGCTCGACCATATAGTGTCAGTAGCGAACGGAGATTCTACGCGTTTACATCGTTCAACTAAGATGAAGGGGACAAATATTCCCACTTATGTCCATCCATCTGATCACGAGTTATACACCGTGACCCTGGATGGACAGCATACAGACGGAATAGGTATGATAACCGTATATAAGATAGGGGAAGTACGAGGGGGAGAGCATCGGTTTCGATGA
- a CDS encoding IS1634 family transposase: MSATVSKNESKIDTDILSAGRFIIATNVLESSELSDDLMLSEYKSQQSCENGFAFLKDPLFFADSTFLKASERIESLGMIMGLCLLVYTLAQRQIRAALKESKSTIKNQLGKATDRPTLRWIFQCFQSIHLVGFNNEKHVSNWTQDRDFILNLLPDDCLHYYQLVS; the protein is encoded by the coding sequence ATTTCTGCCACAGTATCGAAGAATGAAAGTAAAATTGACACAGACATTTTGAGTGCAGGGCGTTTCATTATTGCCACAAATGTTTTAGAGTCCAGTGAACTCAGTGACGATTTAATGCTGAGTGAATATAAATCTCAGCAGTCTTGTGAAAATGGGTTTGCTTTTCTTAAAGACCCATTATTTTTTGCAGATAGTACTTTCCTGAAAGCAAGCGAGAGAATAGAGTCTCTAGGAATGATTATGGGTTTATGTCTCCTGGTTTATACATTGGCTCAACGCCAAATAAGAGCCGCGCTCAAAGAATCTAAATCAACTATTAAAAATCAATTGGGTAAAGCAACTGACCGCCCCACTTTACGTTGGATATTTCAATGCTTCCAGTCTATTCATTTAGTTGGATTTAACAATGAAAAACACGTCTCTAATTGGACTCAAGACAGGGATTTCATTTTAAACCTTTTACCAGATGATTGTCTCCATTACTATCAATTAGTCAGCTAA
- the cas4 gene encoding CRISPR-associated protein Cas4, which produces MNEDYLPLAYLNAWEYCPRRFYLEYVLGEMSDNEHIILGRHIHRNINEEGTLQEGEMLIHQQQWVWSDRLKVAGIIDAVEECDGQLVPVEYKKGKMAQHLNDHFQLCAAALCIEERTGRCLAYGEIFYHTNRRRQTVAFTPQLRQMTEQAIVLAQLASQTTMPVPIDNTKKCLSCSLKEICLPFEIKQLRESMTSETED; this is translated from the coding sequence ATGAATGAAGATTACTTACCTTTGGCATACCTCAATGCCTGGGAATATTGTCCACGCAGATTTTACCTTGAATATGTCTTGGGTGAAATGTCAGATAACGAGCATATTATCTTGGGTCGCCACATACACCGCAATATCAATGAAGAAGGAACACTTCAAGAAGGAGAGATGCTGATTCATCAGCAGCAGTGGGTGTGGAGCGATCGCTTGAAGGTCGCAGGTATCATTGATGCAGTTGAAGAATGCGATGGTCAACTTGTCCCTGTGGAATATAAAAAAGGGAAGATGGCACAGCATCTGAACGACCATTTTCAACTTTGTGCTGCTGCTTTGTGTATAGAAGAACGTACTGGACGCTGCCTTGCTTATGGTGAGATTTTTTATCATACTAACCGCAGAAGACAGACAGTAGCATTTACACCTCAACTACGACAAATGACTGAGCAAGCAATTGTTCTTGCTCAACTTGCATCTCAAACAACTATGCCTGTACCGATTGATAACACTAAAAAGTGTCTTTCATGCAGTTTAAAAGAGATTTGTCTGCCTTTTGAAATTAAACAGTTACGGGAGTCAATGACTTCTGAAACCGAGGATTAA
- the cas6 gene encoding CRISPR system precrRNA processing endoribonuclease RAMP protein Cas6 produces the protein MISTKDTEITFAGLSVVLKQVETSISPTPLNYWLSETQLLPVWIPLQINAGVTKIMPVLPNSVLYPNLMQSICQQIAQNTLVEWWQKTYELTGVEVDSHALHVIQVAVVSAAPLPTLGRAIHAQCFQWFANADTALAEHLHQQNTLPLTVVMQYVSPQKMQLRITLLKKELLAPLLWGFSTNLGEPIMLAGIPCQLGKSIDIVQASSFEKLVQVTTQNVIELRFLSPTSFKQNRGVQSFPLPELVFNSLLRRWNTFAPPELRFPEVEWNGLVSAYDLKTHALKMEGGAEIGTQGWVKYRFLDSQQARIATILAHFATFAGVGRKTGMGMGHVALNSKFKIQN, from the coding sequence ATGATATCTACCAAAGATACTGAAATCACATTCGCTGGACTTAGCGTAGTTCTCAAACAAGTAGAAACTTCAATCAGCCCCACCCCACTGAACTATTGGCTATCAGAAACTCAGCTTTTACCAGTTTGGATTCCTTTACAGATTAACGCAGGTGTTACCAAAATTATGCCTGTATTGCCAAACTCAGTTTTATATCCAAATCTGATGCAATCTATTTGTCAGCAGATTGCTCAGAATACATTGGTGGAGTGGTGGCAAAAAACCTATGAACTGACAGGGGTTGAGGTAGATTCCCATGCCTTGCATGTGATTCAAGTTGCTGTTGTATCTGCCGCACCCCTGCCAACGCTGGGACGAGCCATCCATGCTCAATGTTTTCAGTGGTTTGCTAATGCCGATACTGCCTTAGCTGAACACTTACATCAACAAAATACTTTACCGTTAACTGTGGTAATGCAGTATGTTTCTCCACAAAAGATGCAGTTGAGAATTACCTTGTTGAAAAAAGAACTGCTAGCACCTTTACTTTGGGGATTCAGTACCAACCTGGGAGAGCCAATCATGCTGGCAGGCATACCTTGCCAATTGGGGAAGTCGATAGATATTGTGCAAGCTAGTAGTTTTGAAAAACTAGTACAGGTAACAACCCAAAACGTAATTGAGTTGCGCTTTCTTTCACCTACTAGCTTCAAGCAAAATCGAGGAGTACAGTCTTTCCCACTACCAGAATTGGTTTTTAACAGTCTATTGCGCCGTTGGAACACATTTGCTCCACCGGAACTGCGATTTCCCGAAGTTGAGTGGAATGGTTTAGTTTCTGCTTATGACCTCAAAACCCATGCTTTAAAAATGGAAGGTGGAGCAGAAATTGGTACACAAGGATGGGTAAAGTATCGATTTTTAGATTCCCAACAAGCAAGAATAGCTACAATCTTAGCTCATTTTGCAACATTCGCAGGAGTTGGTCGCAAAACAGGGATGGGAATGGGTCACGTTGCTTTGAATTCAAAATTCAAAATTCAAAATTAA
- a CDS encoding CRISPR-associated helicase Cas3, with translation MNFEQRFEDAFFRGDQSAGRELIRSIDSRSVFIWEENGLIDIEEEVVDPQKLLSFSLPVSMLCKVWREFQNMEFGADWIFKQIENPKGKAETYSQPVCTPIKSHEALIGSIRILVNPRYVHYDEHIGLLIGIDVFGNHFVSPDKSKRVIASEYRYQMDNYVGHLVLMWKCWREAFTVNRLKNGVSQETTFTSVRDELLAAGGRFIRGKIFSQAQEKEAEALFESLVFFAIFTHDLGKLQVKWQEVMRGWQAMAHSSFSARNPGKHLLAHTDYSPEDRHQRDALKDYEKKHKRPKHAIESAYLGQDILKQSLVPLLQDNFLADTEQIKYICHTVIMAAGRHHSAWAGGWDRAAVSKIKSIELHPQAKQAIADSWRSIHRFLPQSLALAKANLSKDVYPIKKDFDLNRFTSDETEYLQLYLLVVRALRLCDQRSVQLHNI, from the coding sequence ATGAATTTTGAACAACGCTTTGAAGATGCGTTTTTTAGAGGGGATCAATCTGCTGGGAGAGAATTGATTCGGTCAATCGATAGCCGCAGTGTATTTATCTGGGAAGAAAATGGCTTAATTGATATTGAAGAGGAAGTAGTTGACCCCCAAAAACTGCTAAGTTTTTCGCTACCTGTTTCCATGCTATGCAAAGTGTGGCGGGAGTTTCAAAATATGGAATTTGGAGCAGACTGGATTTTTAAGCAGATTGAAAACCCAAAAGGGAAAGCAGAAACATATAGTCAACCTGTTTGCACTCCAATTAAATCTCATGAGGCACTGATTGGCAGTATACGGATTTTAGTTAATCCTCGCTATGTTCATTATGACGAACATATTGGTTTGTTAATTGGCATTGATGTTTTCGGGAATCACTTCGTTTCTCCTGATAAGTCAAAACGTGTAATCGCTAGTGAGTATCGTTACCAGATGGACAATTATGTAGGGCATCTAGTATTGATGTGGAAATGCTGGCGGGAAGCATTTACAGTAAACCGATTAAAAAATGGAGTGTCCCAAGAAACTACTTTTACTAGTGTTCGTGATGAACTGTTAGCGGCTGGTGGACGATTTATCAGAGGTAAAATTTTCTCGCAGGCGCAGGAGAAAGAAGCAGAAGCTTTATTTGAATCATTAGTGTTTTTCGCAATTTTTACCCATGACCTGGGGAAACTACAAGTGAAATGGCAAGAAGTGATGCGGGGATGGCAAGCGATGGCTCATTCTTCATTCTCTGCCAGAAACCCCGGAAAACATCTATTAGCGCACACTGACTACAGTCCAGAAGACAGACATCAGCGAGATGCGCTCAAAGACTATGAAAAGAAACACAAGCGTCCTAAGCATGCTATTGAAAGTGCTTACTTAGGGCAAGATATCCTCAAGCAATCGTTAGTACCCTTACTGCAAGATAATTTCTTGGCAGATACAGAACAAATTAAATACATTTGTCATACAGTAATCATGGCCGCAGGTCGTCACCATTCTGCCTGGGCAGGAGGATGGGATCGAGCAGCAGTATCCAAGATTAAAAGTATAGAGTTACACCCACAGGCAAAGCAAGCGATCGCCGATAGTTGGCGGAGTATTCATAGGTTTCTACCACAGTCATTAGCTTTAGCAAAAGCAAACTTGAGTAAAGATGTCTACCCGATTAAAAAAGACTTTGATTTAAATAGGTTTACATCTGACGAAACTGAATATTTGCAACTTTACTTGCTAGTAGTCAGAGCTTTGCGCCTTTGCGATCAGCGTTCAGTACAGCTTCACAATATCTAG
- the cas3 gene encoding CRISPR-associated helicase Cas3' → MEIIQVEDADLQAIESDRCRTFQAVSHPLNASVILDDIRAYGRKRVIVICNTVSQAQGLFRDLEELNYDEGILHVTLLHSRFLPEHRAQKETDLKTIFAQNWQDDGNCYVLISTQVIEAGINITCQVMHTQLCPMNSLLQRAGRCARFGGEQGEVYIYPTIEVNPASCEIAIADLELEEESAPKKQSFLPYPQETCELTWLVLQEHSQSVQANENVGFRTEEQWINQVHTTEDLLQQQR, encoded by the coding sequence ATGGAAATTATTCAAGTTGAAGATGCAGATTTACAAGCCATAGAAAGCGATCGCTGTCGTACATTTCAAGCTGTGTCTCATCCTCTTAACGCTTCGGTAATCCTAGACGATATTCGAGCTTATGGGCGTAAACGAGTAATAGTCATCTGTAACACAGTTTCCCAGGCTCAGGGTTTATTTAGGGATTTAGAGGAACTGAACTACGATGAGGGAATATTGCACGTTACATTGTTACATTCGAGATTCCTCCCAGAACATCGGGCCCAAAAAGAAACTGACCTGAAAACTATATTTGCTCAAAACTGGCAAGATGATGGTAATTGCTACGTTTTGATTTCTACCCAAGTAATCGAAGCAGGAATCAACATTACCTGCCAAGTTATGCACACTCAACTTTGTCCAATGAACTCGCTTTTACAACGGGCTGGACGTTGCGCTCGGTTTGGTGGTGAGCAAGGAGAAGTCTATATTTATCCTACTATTGAAGTTAATCCAGCTTCTTGTGAAATAGCGATCGCAGATTTAGAACTAGAAGAAGAATCAGCACCCAAAAAGCAAAGCTTTCTGCCATATCCTCAAGAAACCTGTGAACTCACATGGCTTGTGTTACAAGAACACAGTCAATCTGTACAGGCCAATGAGAATGTTGGATTTCGTACTGAAGAACAATGGATAAATCAGGTTCACACTACAGAAGACTTACTACAGCAACAGCGATGA
- a CDS encoding DEAD/DEAH box helicase — translation MNIDFPNKLIYVVPLRTLANSLRQRAETLVENWEKAYPSSRSPVVTLQTGENPEDPRFEGDIVFCTIDQMLSSFLNIPYSVGRGSANVNSGAIFASYLVFDELHLLDPDRSFDTVLKVLQQVKGISPFLLMTATLTNELATQIQTLVNNGNYSS, via the coding sequence TTGAATATAGACTTCCCCAATAAACTCATCTACGTTGTACCCCTGCGAACGTTGGCCAACAGCCTGCGCCAACGTGCTGAAACTTTAGTTGAAAACTGGGAAAAGGCTTATCCATCATCCCGTTCCCCTGTAGTAACTCTACAAACAGGAGAAAACCCAGAAGATCCCCGCTTTGAAGGTGACATTGTTTTCTGCACCATTGACCAAATGTTAAGCAGCTTCCTGAATATTCCTTACTCAGTCGGTCGTGGTTCTGCCAATGTTAACTCAGGAGCGATTTTTGCTTCATATCTGGTATTTGATGAATTACATTTGCTTGATCCAGACCGTTCTTTCGATACTGTTCTGAAGGTTTTACAACAAGTTAAAGGCATTTCCCCATTTTTGCTAATGACCGCGACTTTAACTAATGAACTTGCAACCCAAATACAGACGTTGGTAAACAATGGAAATTATTCAAGTTGA
- a CDS encoding DEAD/DEAH box helicase, giving the protein MIDEYFQTLTTFAPRNFQREAIAKLLQRQDILLRAPTGSGKTETAIAPFLFAKALN; this is encoded by the coding sequence ATGATTGATGAATATTTCCAAACCCTCACTACCTTCGCCCCGCGCAATTTTCAACGAGAAGCGATCGCTAAACTCTTACAGCGCCAAGACATCCTCCTCCGCGCACCAACAGGATCAGGAAAAACAGAAACAGCGATCGCACCCTTCCTATTCGCCAAAGCCCTGAATTGA